Genomic window (Opitutaceae bacterium):
TCGCTGATGTCCGCGGGCAGTTTGCGATGCAGGCACTGGCTGAGATGAGCGAGCGCGGTGGAGTGAGGATCCGCGAGATCCTGGCGGAGCTGCAGGTAGCGGGGATTTCTCGAGGGCTTTCCGTCGACGATGCGCGGATGGGCCGAGGAAACGAAATACCGCGGTGATTCACCGTCGGGAGCCGATGCCGCGGCACGGATCAGGTCCTGCATGGGCTGCGTGAAGGCCGAAAAGCCTATGGCGTCCTCGACGAGCGCACGGGCGTCCTCCGAGGTCAGGGGCGCGTAGTTGGACAGGAAGTTTCCCGGAGCCGCGATGTCGCCTTCCGCCTGGCCGTCGTATCCGCGGTGTATGCATTCATCGGGGCGCTGGAAGAGCATGCGCTCGCAGTTCCGCACGAATTTCAGGGACGGGGGAGCATCGCCGCCATTGCCGGCTGTCGCACGGAGCGCCTGCGCCACCTGAGGCGCGGGCACCACCGCGGAGGCGGTGATGTCGTCCTCGATCTGAACCTTTGCGGCGGGGTGAAAATCATGACGCAGACCGAACACCCGCCACGCCCCGTCGGCGTTGAATCCGACCCGGAGTGTATTCACTATGACACTACGCCCCTCATGCCGGAGGATGTTCGCCGGCCGTCCATTGATCTGGTCGACGGAAAACCGCGGGCGCCAGTCGCCCCCCCAGGAAGGCTGGTAGAAGCGCTTGACGACGAAGACGAGTTCCTTGATGTGCGGAGGGATCGAGCGCAGCCACTCGTTGTACTCCGGAGTAAACTCGCGCGTCGAGGGCGTGAGCAGCTTGATGACGCTGCCGAAGGAGCGCTCGGCGCTGAGGATCGGGCGTGTGTCGAGGCTTCGGCTCGTGTCCAGAAACCGCTTCGAATAATCGCGGGCCAGGATGGCCTCAACCTGGTCCATGTCTGCGTCGAAATCCGCGACGAAGACCGTGCCGCTGAGGATGGCGTCGGAGATCGCCTTGGAGATCTCCGATTTGCCGCCGCCTGAAACGGTGCTGGGCTTGTGACACACCGTGCCGTCGGCGACCGTGCCGACGAGGCGCCAGAGTCCGGGACCATGGGGCACGGGCTCGAGATGAACGCGGTAGCCGCCCGGCCGCACATAGGTTTTTCCGGCGAGTAGCTTGATCTGGCGCCGTTCACCGCCGCAGTCCGTCCAGGTTATCGCCTGGTTGCGCAGGCTGAAGTGCGCCTGCTCGGGCACGAGCACGACATCCGCCAGAAGCGTGTCCGTGGCGTGTCCCTCCGGGTGCGGCTGGAAGCGGCCGGGGTGGCGCGCGATGACATCGGCGACGCTGTAGCGTTCGGGCACGCCATAGGCGTCGAATTCATTGCCGAGATCGTAGCTGGGAAAAACCAGCGCACCGCCCGCATGCTCCTCCTCGGCGGATCCATAAAGGTTGGCGGCATAGCTGATCTGCGTCTTCACCTCCTTCTTGCAGTAGCCGAAGTAGTTGTCGGCGATGAGCGTGACCATGGTCCCCCGTGCATCGCGCGCGCACACCTTGAACGCCGTGCCATTGTTGTAGCGTTCATCCGGAGTTTTCCAGCACATGCCGTCGCGGCGCTGGCGGGGCGTGGCGAGATTCCAGTGGGGAAGCCCGAGCGTGTGCTTGGGAATGCCGACGAGATGCGGCGCGAGAATGACGCAGCCACTGTGGCCCGTCCAGCCGTCGACATCGAGGGCGGCGTCGTTTTCCGGCAGGTAGGGGTCACCGGCGTTGCCGAAAATGCTTTCGACGAAATCGAGGTTGGAAACCAGCGAGCCTGGTGCGAAAAACCGGATCTCCATTCGTTTTTCCCGAGTGAATCCGGGGATCGCCGGCACCACCAGCGGGCGAAGGAGGAGCGAGACGATGCACTCGGCGGAAGGTGCCTGGCTCTCGGTGAACGGCAGTCGCTGCAGATCCGCGGGAGGACTGAGGGCAATTTCGAGCAGCCGGGCGAAGGTTGCCTTGGGCACGCAGAATTTGTCATCGGGGACGGCGATGCCGCCGTCGGCGATGTGAAAGACGCCCTGGGTCGTGCGGCGGTCGCTCGCAGGATTGTGGAGAACCCCGTTTCGCAGCCGGTAGCTTTTCAGCATCGGGGACTCATGGGAGTCACCATGCGCCGGCAGGGAGAGTTCGCGGGCGAGGCCGGGCAGGTCCAGAATGAATGTGCGCGCAGGCAGCCGGGGTGCCGGGCCGATATCGGCCAGATACAGGTTGAGAAAGTGCTGAATGCGTCCGTCGGCGGGACACAAGCGGTCCGTCAGTTGTCGCGTGATCTCTCGGTGGCGGGCGAATATGGGGGCGGTGAGTTTGCTCCAGGCCGCGCCCTGGGCATCGTCGATCGTTGGGCAGCCGAGGAGGGCCAGGCGCAGGTTGATGGCATGATGCAGGGTGTTGAGGGTCGCGGAGTCAGGGCTGGTCGGCATGCTGTGCAGGGATGTGGCGGCGGGTGAAATCAGGACAGAGGGAGGAAGGATTGATGCCGCAGTTGGGTGCATTCTACAAGTTCTTGCCATGATCGCCATTGCTTTGCCCGGGGAAAGAAATGGAATTTTCGCGATTCACTCCATTGCAGTCGCGGTCTTTATCGACAGTTTGCATTCCACATTCACGCCCTTGAAGCCGCCGTCGAGAAATGGCGCCCGCGAGACGCTTTCTCAGAAGCTTCATGCGCTGGCGGCTGGGACTCCCGCCCAGGGATGGACGCTGGGAGAATTGATGGACGCGCTGGGTGCGCGGGCGTCCGCACTGCTGATGATTGTGTGCGCGCTTCCTTTTTGTGCGCCGGTCGCGATTCCAGGTCTTTCCACGCCCTTCGGACTGGTGATCCTTGTGCTGTCGTTCCGATATGCGCTCGGCCGTCCGCCCTGGCTGCCGCAGCGGCTGCGGCGGGTTGCGTTGCCGCCGAAGGGACTGGTGAGGATACTCGATGCTGGAAGCCGCGTGATCGGATGGATCGAGCGTCGCATGCGCGTGCGCTGGCTGCCGCTTGTCGTGCCGCGCTGGAAACTGCGGGTGCATGCGGTGGTCATCATGCTGAGTGCGATTGTGCTGATGCTGCCGCTTCCGCCCATTCCGCCGTTCACGAACACGCTGCCGGCGCTCACAATTGTGGTCATGGCAATGAGCACGCTGGAGCGGGATGGCGCGGGCATTGTGACGGGATACGGAATTTTTTTTGGGATGATTGTCTATTTTGCACTGTGGGCAAAAGTGCTGGTCGATGGATTCCTGCGCATTGCGGAGCGGTTCGGATTCTAGATGCGGGTGCAAGATGGGCTGCCGATCAAAACACACCGGCTGTGCAAGTGTCCGCGACATTGTCATGAGCGGGATCGTCCACCCCGCTGCACCACGTGGAGTTGAACGATGATTCGCTCCGGTCAAAACCCGCTCGCACGCCCGGTGACGCTGACGCGGTGGGAAGGCACGACTCATCGGGAGATCAATGATTTCGTGGCGGTGGAGGAGCCTCTGGAGATCCGGCTGGGAGAGCGGAGCCTCGCCCTCGTGATGCGCACACCGGGAAACGACCGTGAACTGGCCGCCGGCTTTCTTGTCAGCGAAGGGATCGTTCGCCATGCGAATGACGTTCTCGACATTGTCCGCTGCGGGCAGGGTGCCGAGGCTGAGCCCAATGTGCTGACTGTGCACCTTGCTCCACGGGTTCAGGTCGATTGGGACCGTTTGACCCGCCACACCTTCGCTTCGTCGAGCTGCGGCCTTTGCGGCAAGACATCGATTGATGCCGTCAGAACGATGGCTTTGGCCCTTGAGTCGCGGCCGGTCCATTCCCGGTCCGTGCTGGAGGGAATTTCCCATGTGTTGAGGGAACGCCAGCAGGCCTTCGCGCTCACGGGCGGCGTGCACGCGAGCGGGCTGTTTGCCGCTGACGGGAAGCTGATCGCCCTGCGGGAGGATGTCGGCCGGCACAATGCCCTCGACAAGGTGACTGGCTGGGCGTTGCTTGCGGGCCGGCTGCCGTTGTCCGAATGCATCCTCTTCGTGAGCGGGCGCGTTTCGTTTGAATTGATGCAGAAGGCGCTGATGGCGGGCATCCCGACAGTGGCGGCGGTCTCGGCTCCCACGAGTCTAGCGGTTGAGTTTTCGCGTGAGAGCGGGCAGACGCTGATCGGATTTGTGCGGGGTGGGCGAATGAATGTTTATTCGGGCACAATCGATGGGTAGGAGGGTCAGAATCGATGCTTCCACAATGACTGAGCGAGCGCACTTTCAGGCAGCAGTCGCACCGGCTGCTGATACGATCATGTTTCGAATGCTGAGACTTCTGTTCCTGCCACTGGTGATCATCTGCCTGCATCCGCCGGCCCGGGCCGAACCGCCAGCCGGTGCGGAAGAGGCATTGGCGGAACTGGCGGGCCGGCAGAAGGACCTGCTCCAGTCCGCGGCGAAGAAGGGCTCGCAGACGGAATTGGAGGACCTGCGCCAGCCGCTTCAGGAGCTTTGTTATGCGTACGAGGACTTCCTGAGGAAATATCCGTCGTACGCGCTCGGTTATGTGAGTTACGCGATGCTGCTGGACAATCCGGTGATTGATGAGCGGCGTCGCTCGACGGCGCTTTTCCTGAAGGCCAATCAGCTCGATCCGGACATTGCGCTGGTGAAGAACCAGCTCGGCAATCACATCGCGGAGCAGGGGCAGCCTCTGGAGGCGCTCAACTACTTTCTTGCGGCGGTGCGGCTGGCTCCGAAGGAGCCGCTCTACCACTACCAGGTGGGCACGCTGCTGGCGGAGGCGCGCGATGATTTTCTCAAGAGCGGTGAGTGGACGGCCGCCAAGATCGACGAGGCGATGCAGAAGGCGTTTCTGCAGGCGTCCCTGCTCACGCCGGGCGAGTGGCGTTATGCGTACCGGTACGGGTTGTCGTTTTACGACGTGGCTTCACCTGACTGGGAAACGGCGCTGAAATTCTGGACCCAGTTTGAAGGTGGATTGAAGCCCGGCGTCGAGCAGCAGACGTGCCGCCTGCATCGCGCGAAGGCGCTGCTCGAACTGGGACGGCGCGGAGAGGCCCGGGAAATCTTGAAGACCGTCACCGAGCCCATTCTCGAGCGTGAGAAAATCAAGCTGGAGAAGCAGGGTGGCTGAGATCAGCTTTCGGCTGGCGTGCCGCCAGCCTCTCCGGCCGTTGCGGTCCTGTCGTGACGCAAAAGCGGTCAGGGTGCCGCTGCTGCCACCTTGAAGTCGCGCAGGCTGCGCGTCGGCGGTGCGTCGGGATGGACGAGGGCGGCCTCGAGGATGTAGTCGCCGGTAGCGGACGGTGCCGCAAAGGCAAAGCTGAAGCGGCGGTCGCCGTAGGAGTCGATGGTGCAGGGCTGGGTCTGCTCGGAGACCACTTCCGCGCCGCGCAGGACGCGCAGTCGCAGACCGCCTGTCCAGTCAGTCGGAAGATCGTTGATGACGATGACAGGCATCTCTCGCTTCTCGCCGGACGAGAGTTTGTCGGCCCAGAAATCCAACATGAGTCCAACCGGTGCGAAGGCCTCTTTCACGAATTCGGCAAAGTGCGGTTCAAAACGCAGGGAAGGCACATCGATCCAGTCGTCGCTGGTGGCACCGCCCTCGGGCGTGGGTTTGGATCCATCGCGTGAATAGCCCAGACTGCAAAAGTGCATGACTCCCGCGGCCTGGCGGTGACATCTCCAGAATTCGGTGAGTGCGGCTACATAACGCGCATGGAGACGGCGGCGCTGCTCGACCGTGGAGCCGGGACCGAGCAGACTGGCATAGACGCGACCTGTGAGGGCGGTGGGATCGCCTTCGCGATTCAGCCAGAGCCAGTCGTATTCATTGATGATGATGGGTTCGTTTTTCCAGCGCTGCTCGGGAAGGATTTTCGGATGGACCGAGGTGGTCGCGAGTTCGGACAAAAAGAAAGGTTCGCCGGTTCCCTTTCCTCCGAGGTTCAGCAAACGGCTGAACAGGTACGGATGCGATTCGACCGGGTCGGTGGGCCGTCCGGGCGGCGACCAGCCGTTGTCCCAGGGGCGGTCCGAGAGATCGAGGTGGCGCACGGCGTCGCGCGCCTTGCCGGTCTCCGGGGTCACGCTTTCGTTCTGTCCGTCCCAGATGACGACGCAGGGGTGGTTCCAGCGTTCGCGCATCCAGGCGGTGTACTCCGAGATGATCTTCTCCGCCACGGGGTTTTCGGGCGGTCTCCTCGATCCTCGGGTGGTGCGCAGCAGCCAGATGGGAAATTCGTCCTGGATGAGGATGCCCTCCTCGTCGGCGATGTCGTACCAGAACTCCGGCGGAAACCCGATGCAGTAGCGCAGCGAGTTCCAGTTCATCGCCTTCATCTGTTGGTGCAACCTGCGCACCCAGGCGGCGTCCCAGGGCAGTTCGCCGCGCGCCGCATCCTCCGAGAAACGCTCGATGGTGATGTTGCTGCCGCGCAGAAAATACGGCCGCCCGTTCAGAAGCGGGCGTTTTGTGGCCGGATCAAAGCTGAAACTGCGCAAACCGAAACGCACGCGCGCGGCGTCAGCACCAGTTGCCAGCCGCAGCTCGTAGAGGAAGGGGTCCTCCGGCGACCAGAGCCGGGGCTCCGCAATCGGGAGAACAAAATCGACGACCTTCTCCTCCCGCGCGGCGAGTCGCACGGGTGTGGCCGCACTGCCGGCAGGGGCGCGGGACTTGTCGGCCACGACTTCTGTTTGCAGAGTGAACTCCACGGGCTGCGCGCCGGCCACGACCTCGGCGACGATGCGCACTGATCCGGCCACGGGGTCGGGCACGGTCTGGACATTGCGCAGGAACGGCGCGCTGGACAGGATGAGTTCAACCTGGTCATTGATGCCGGGAATGAACAGGTATTTCTCGAAATCCCAGCCCGTGGGTTGGTCGAACGGCAACGATTCGCGATTGGCGCCGAGCCGGATCAGCACCTCGTTGTCGCCCCTGCGAAGATACGGTTTGGCGTCGAACTCGACCGGCGTGAAGCATGGCAGATGTTCGCCGACCCGCTTTCCGTTGAGCCAGACCTCGGTCCCGTAACGCGCCTTGTGCAGTTTGAGCAGGGCGATCGCCGGGATCGGTTGATCAACGCGAAAGCTGCGCCGATACCAGAACGCCTGGCGTTGGGCGCTGACGCTGCCCACCTCGGTGAAAGCAGGCTGGGCGAGATCGACGAGACCGGGCACGCGCACAGTGCGGGTGAACACGGCGGGCGGCGCGTCCATGCCGCCCTGCTCAATCTGCCAGGTGCCGTCGAGCGAAAGGGACTGGCGCGGTGCGATCGGTTTCAGCGCCGAGGCCTGCGCCAGCGGCGCACCAGCCGCGAGGCTTAGGACAAGCGTGAGCGCGGGCAGAGCAAGCGTGTGAAGGGACGAGATCAAGTCTGACACGGCGTGGAAGGGAAGAGTCGGAGGATGTGGTCTATGGTGTCTGCGAGGCGCATCGGCCGAACTATTCGCCGTGCGCCGCTCGTTTGAAGTCGTCTTCATAGCGGGTGATGTCGGCCTGCTGCCAGTTGCCGAAGGCGACTTCGAGCACCCGCACGGGGCGGGTGCCGGCATGGCAGCTGAGGCGGTGCCTTTCCTGTGCGGGAATCCAGATCTCGTCGCCCGCGCGGCATTCGCGGATGGCGTCGCCCACCTGGACAACGGCGCCGTCGTCGAGCACGATCCACAATTCCGCGCGCCCCGTGTGGGACTGCAGGCTCAGGCGCTGGCCCGGAAGCACGGTCATGAGACTCACCGTGCAGTCGCGATTGTGCGCGTATTGTTTGAACGAACCCCACGGGCGCTCGACAATCTCAACCGGAGGCTTTTGGGCGGGGATGGGTTTGGTGATGTAGCTGGTCATGTTTGTGCGTGAAAACTCGGACCGACGCGCGTGCGAGCGCCTGCCGGCCCGATTCCTTCACCTCAGCCTCATTGCGGATGGGTCTGTCGCTGACTGGCGCGGCATGGAGTCCGGCGAAGGAGAGACGGACCAGGCTGAGGCTTGAAAGGATTGGACGGCGGATTGTCATGACGGGTCTCTGCGTTGGTGTTCGCTGCGCTGGCGCATCGCAGGTCCGTTGGGCCCGGCCACGACAATGCAGCGAAAGTTCTTCTGCGCGATGGTACCGTAGTCGTGACCCGCGCGCGCGGGATAGACACCCAGGTAGGTGAGTGGCACGGTGCCGGTGTTGATCGTGCGATGGGCGGTGAAGCCCGGCACATAGACGGCTTGATTTGGACGAAGGGGCGCCAGACGGCTTTCGCCGGTGGATTCGTCTTCGAGCAGCATCATCCCCTCACCGGTGAGACCGAAATAGAATTCCGCGGCCGGTCGCCACGCGTGCAGGTGGCCCTTGGTCAGGTAGTACTCGTCGCCGATTTTGCCCGGCATGAGGCATCCGATTCCGTAGTGCAGGTCGCCTTCGCCCGAGGCGGGTTCGACACTGGCGACGCGATAGAGCAGTGGGTTGCCCTTTGCGAGTGCAGCCTCATACGCGGCGGTGTCCGCGAAGCAGCCGCGCAGGTCCGCGAGGTAACGCTCGACAGGTTTGACACCATCGAGTTCGCCGGTGGCTGGATTGTAGCGCGACAACAGGCGGTTCGCGTCGAGCATGGTGGATTGAGGGATCATGTGCGCACAAAGGCCTTCAGGGTTGCGCATTCGGTTCCGACTGCCGGACCATGCGGCCGGATCGTGTAGGCTCCGACAGCGGCGGGAACGATGAACGTCTCCGCGTAGTGGACGACGAATGGCTGAAAGGCGCCGGTTGGACTTTCGACAATCGCCTCCTCGCCGTGCACGAGGTTGATCACGTTCACGCCGCCATGCGTGTCGTGCGACACGGCTTTCGTGAACCAGTGGCGGCGGGTTTCGATGAACTCGCGCTCGTGCAGGCCGGTGCGTTCCTCGCGCCAGCCGTCTCCGCTGCCGATGGGGGTGATGGCATTGACCAGATGTTTTTTTGCCCATGAGGCCGTGCGGTCCCATTGGATGTTTGCCGCGCCGTGGGCGAGATGGATCGGGCGCGGTTTGCCGTCGAGGCCGAGGCGGGTCCAGTCCCAGAGTTTGAACGTGAAGATGTAGGGCGTGGCGCTGATTTCGAGCACCATGGTGCCCGCCGCCGAGCAGTGAACGGTGCCTGCGGGGATGAGGAAGTGGTCATGGGCTTTCGCCGGCAGGCGGCTGGCGTGGCGATCGGCGTCGAATGGCGCGCCGCCCGCCTGCGCCGTCGCGAGATCGCGCAGCATCGCCGCGGAGTCCACACCTTCCTTGAGCCCCAGATACACGGTGCCAGCGGGCTCGGCGTGCAGCAGGTAGTAACTCTCGTCCTGCGTGTAGTGCATGCCGAAATTCCGCTGGATGTATTCGGTCAGTGGATGCACCTGGAGCGACAGATTGCCGCCGCCCACGGTGTCGAGCAGGTCGAAGCGGATCGGAAATTCATCGCCGAAACGCGCGTGAACCGCTTCGCCGAGCAGTGCGCGCGGCTGGTCGAACACGACGTTGATGGACGGCAGCTCCATCCGCACTCCGCCGAGATCGAGCAGCAGGCTGTTCTCCTCGGGCACGCAGTCAAAACACCAGCCGTAGTTCCTGGCGTTGCGATCGAGATCGCAGGTCTCCTTCATCCACTGTCCGCCCCAGGGCGCGGGATCGAAGAACGGCACGACGCGGAAAGGACGGGTGACCGCGTGGCGCAGGCCGCGCCGGACGGATTCGCCGTCGGCGAGCTTCGGCGTGCCGCGATCGTGCGTGTCGAGAACGAAGTCCCACTTTGCAATCAGGGGCCGCTTCCAGCGGTCGGCGACGCGCCAGTCGACGAAGAATGCGCGCTTGTACTTGAGGTTGGCGGCCAGGGTGTGGTTGGCGACGCCGAGGTTGGCGGACTCGTTGCGACGGAAGCGCAACTGAGCCTCCCAGCGCGCGAGGTCGGCGTACACGAGCACATCGCCGTCGGCGACGAGCCGGGCGCCGCAGCCGACCACCAGCGCGAGTCCCGCGGGGAGCGCGGCGACCCGGGCGCGCAACCGATCCAGCTTCGTCGGATCGAAGAACTGCGGCAGCGTCAGGCTGGTGATGTATCCAAAAACTGGATCATCGCCGCCAAGAAAGGGAGCGACCAGGGATTCGATCCGGTCGGGCTGCAAAAGGGCTTCGCGCGAATCGACGACCAGCGCCGGGGCAAGGCGGGAGGTCAGCTCGGTGCGCACCTGCACCTCGTCCACCCCGGGATAGCATTCCACCACCAGGACGCGGCGGCCGCCAGGCGATGGAGATGCCCTGTCCCGCAGCCTTGCCGCGATCGCGTTCCAGCCGGTCGCGCATGCACTGGCGCCCGGCACGGGCAGATGAGGAAACTTGTCGTAGTTGGATTTTCTCATGAAACATTCCTTTCCTTTGACGCAGCCTGCGTGTCAGCGGGCCGCGGATTCCTTCAGCAGCCACTCGCCGGCGACAAGGGCGGCGTTGTCGCCCAGGGAGGAGGGCACGATGCGGACCTTTCCCCAGGGAGTGTGGGCATGCCGGTTCACATAATCGGCGATCGCGGGCAGAATCTGATCTCCGCTCGACATGATTCCCCCTCCGAGAATGAGCATCTCGGGGTCGTAGGCGTGTATGAGATTCACCGCGAGCGAGCTCCAGACAAGCAGGCTGTGATCGCGCAGCGCGACGGCGCACGCGTCGCCGGCGGTGGCCTGCGCGAAGACATTGGCGTAGTCGAGCGGGAGCGAGCGCAGGGAGCTCCGTTCCCAGTCGGGCGAGGACTCCGCGAGTTGGCGGAGAAAAGCCGTCGATGCCTCGGCCTCGGCGCAGCCTAGATTGCCGCAGGTGCAGGGCCGCCCCCCGTAGCGCACCGTCAGATGCCCGCCGAGCACGCCGGCCTGGCCGTGTTTGCCGCGCAGCACACGGCCCTCGATGATTGCGCACACGCCGAGCCCCGTGCCGAGGGTGATCAT
Coding sequences:
- a CDS encoding exopolysaccharide biosynthesis protein; protein product: MIAIALPGERNGIFAIHSIAVAVFIDSLHSTFTPLKPPSRNGARETLSQKLHALAAGTPAQGWTLGELMDALGARASALLMIVCALPFCAPVAIPGLSTPFGLVILVLSFRYALGRPPWLPQRLRRVALPPKGLVRILDAGSRVIGWIERRMRVRWLPLVVPRWKLRVHAVVIMLSAIVLMLPLPPIPPFTNTLPALTIVVMAMSTLERDGAGIVTGYGIFFGMIVYFALWAKVLVDGFLRIAERFGF
- the fdhD gene encoding formate dehydrogenase accessory sulfurtransferase FdhD, with the translated sequence MIRSGQNPLARPVTLTRWEGTTHREINDFVAVEEPLEIRLGERSLALVMRTPGNDRELAAGFLVSEGIVRHANDVLDIVRCGQGAEAEPNVLTVHLAPRVQVDWDRLTRHTFASSSCGLCGKTSIDAVRTMALALESRPVHSRSVLEGISHVLRERQQAFALTGGVHASGLFAADGKLIALREDVGRHNALDKVTGWALLAGRLPLSECILFVSGRVSFELMQKALMAGIPTVAAVSAPTSLAVEFSRESGQTLIGFVRGGRMNVYSGTIDG
- a CDS encoding phosphomannose isomerase type II C-terminal cupin domain; the encoded protein is MTSYITKPIPAQKPPVEIVERPWGSFKQYAHNRDCTVSLMTVLPGQRLSLQSHTGRAELWIVLDDGAVVQVGDAIRECRAGDEIWIPAQERHRLSCHAGTRPVRVLEVAFGNWQQADITRYEDDFKRAAHGE
- a CDS encoding glucose-6-phosphate isomerase gives rise to the protein MIPQSTMLDANRLLSRYNPATGELDGVKPVERYLADLRGCFADTAAYEAALAKGNPLLYRVASVEPASGEGDLHYGIGCLMPGKIGDEYYLTKGHLHAWRPAAEFYFGLTGEGMMLLEDESTGESRLAPLRPNQAVYVPGFTAHRTINTGTVPLTYLGVYPARAGHDYGTIAQKNFRCIVVAGPNGPAMRQRSEHQRRDPS
- a CDS encoding class I mannose-6-phosphate isomerase, whose protein sequence is MRKSNYDKFPHLPVPGASACATGWNAIAARLRDRASPSPGGRRVLVVECYPGVDEVQVRTELTSRLAPALVVDSREALLQPDRIESLVAPFLGGDDPVFGYITSLTLPQFFDPTKLDRLRARVAALPAGLALVVGCGARLVADGDVLVYADLARWEAQLRFRRNESANLGVANHTLAANLKYKRAFFVDWRVADRWKRPLIAKWDFVLDTHDRGTPKLADGESVRRGLRHAVTRPFRVVPFFDPAPWGGQWMKETCDLDRNARNYGWCFDCVPEENSLLLDLGGVRMELPSINVVFDQPRALLGEAVHARFGDEFPIRFDLLDTVGGGNLSLQVHPLTEYIQRNFGMHYTQDESYYLLHAEPAGTVYLGLKEGVDSAAMLRDLATAQAGGAPFDADRHASRLPAKAHDHFLIPAGTVHCSAAGTMVLEISATPYIFTFKLWDWTRLGLDGKPRPIHLAHGAANIQWDRTASWAKKHLVNAITPIGSGDGWREERTGLHEREFIETRRHWFTKAVSHDTHGGVNVINLVHGEEAIVESPTGAFQPFVVHYAETFIVPAAVGAYTIRPHGPAVGTECATLKAFVRT
- a CDS encoding ROK family protein, which codes for MTYLACDLGGTRLKIGVVRDGRVLAHTVEPAHSQHGLALRLPVLKDAWLRLLHGLNLKLSDCAGASVAFPSLIDKETGRILVVYGKYADSLGIDMRAWVRTELGLPLVIENDARMALIGEWRAGAGRGCDNLVMITLGTGLGVCAIIEGRVLRGKHGQAGVLGGHLTVRYGGRPCTCGNLGCAEAEASTAFLRQLAESSPDWERSSLRSLPLDYANVFAQATAGDACAVALRDHSLLVWSSLAVNLIHAYDPEMLILGGGIMSSGDQILPAIADYVNRHAHTPWGKVRIVPSSLGDNAALVAGEWLLKESAAR